A genomic segment from Vibrio panuliri encodes:
- a CDS encoding filamentous hemagglutinin N-terminal domain-containing protein has translation MKINSIYLSIAVTVASFRAFALPNASPTIVSGDGQVTTTGSSMLINHTANKSILNWKSFNIGVGESVNVTMPNAASALYRVSGSATNIFGQLNVPNGQLYVVNPAGITLGDGSVIRGANVTLSTSSITDGDFISGNLNATAKGVINIHDTVNLDGVVTLKGSRIIVGAGLETPGHIVGKNGSTIHLLGNDYVWLYPNSTIKAVDSGDIDVNIISSNDDPNFNARAVFQNGAMLDAGQGKVEIRATQSLIGRYDGSSKTVTLKGGLLSILGSTRGVSLYNPIITAKNLHIEGNTSLGENGLPGDGIFIAGGQVEFNVENGEVIGRDLREGTNLQTAGIRIITNGETSLDPSFKPKFKINGHVRFEGSGISNSGLVFYNRMNKSDRPAITFEVTPGSTLTMLGHATGVSGGAYGASAVSGISTLGFFGAPSFMFDNQGSIALEGDTDSPEGIGVNFKEPSSNDGGPSNVYIASSEGSNFTINGKAPVLSGIALNTETFDTSKNKGSVALTGESNKGDGILVEGGSTTLSNITLKGNSVSGNGVSIQSVIKGDNLNVAGISTSGAGITVDKGVTTSGNSSFSGQSVSGKGVNISEKIISTGDIGISGRSTSGFGVSVGGSIESTDNVNIVGSSFSGDGLNVEKGGKITSSNNLNLGGVSKLGNGVSLSGDVKSENLSVTADTDSGVALVATGNIQSAQQQINVVAGAKGKSTAISGTGFDTSSINITRDDGIPLSLKNDVEMAINDSITAMSSNPSISLNQLRCTSKEECASIKYRK, from the coding sequence ATGAAAATTAATAGTATCTACTTAAGTATTGCTGTTACCGTAGCCAGCTTTAGAGCATTTGCATTACCTAATGCATCTCCAACGATTGTAAGTGGTGATGGTCAAGTGACTACTACTGGTTCTTCAATGTTGATTAATCACACGGCAAATAAGTCTATTCTTAATTGGAAGTCGTTTAATATCGGTGTTGGTGAATCTGTCAATGTTACTATGCCAAATGCGGCGTCTGCTCTTTACCGTGTGTCTGGAAGTGCTACCAATATTTTTGGTCAACTGAATGTACCTAATGGTCAGCTTTATGTCGTTAATCCTGCGGGTATAACACTAGGCGATGGCTCAGTCATTAGAGGGGCAAATGTTACACTTTCAACATCCTCTATCACCGATGGTGACTTCATTTCCGGAAATTTAAATGCGACAGCAAAAGGTGTAATTAATATACATGACACAGTAAATCTGGATGGTGTAGTAACATTAAAAGGCTCGAGAATTATAGTCGGAGCAGGTCTAGAAACCCCCGGACACATTGTGGGTAAGAATGGCTCGACTATTCATTTATTAGGGAATGATTATGTTTGGTTATATCCGAATTCAACAATTAAAGCTGTAGATTCCGGGGATATAGATGTAAATATAATTTCAAGTAATGATGATCCTAACTTTAACGCAAGGGCCGTGTTTCAAAATGGAGCTATGTTAGACGCGGGGCAAGGAAAAGTAGAGATTAGAGCCACCCAATCACTAATAGGTAGATATGATGGCAGTTCAAAAACGGTGACCTTGAAAGGCGGTTTACTATCTATATTAGGTAGTACTCGTGGTGTTAGTTTGTACAATCCAATCATTACAGCTAAAAACTTACATATTGAAGGAAACACTTCTTTAGGAGAAAACGGACTTCCGGGAGACGGTATATTTATTGCTGGTGGTCAGGTCGAATTTAATGTCGAAAATGGTGAAGTGATAGGTAGGGACTTGCGTGAAGGTACTAATTTACAGACCGCTGGAATAAGGATTATTACAAACGGGGAAACTTCACTAGACCCCTCCTTTAAACCTAAATTTAAGATAAATGGTCACGTACGCTTTGAAGGCAGCGGTATCTCCAACTCAGGACTAGTCTTCTACAATAGGATGAATAAAAGTGATAGACCTGCTATTACATTTGAAGTCACACCCGGGTCAACATTAACTATGCTAGGGCACGCTACTGGTGTGTCGGGCGGAGCATATGGTGCCAGCGCAGTATCGGGAATTTCTACATTAGGCTTTTTTGGGGCGCCCTCTTTTATGTTTGATAACCAAGGTAGTATCGCATTAGAGGGTGATACAGATTCACCTGAAGGAATTGGGGTAAATTTCAAAGAGCCATCGTCAAATGATGGTGGGCCTTCGAATGTATATATTGCCTCTTCAGAAGGTTCGAATTTCACCATTAATGGTAAAGCACCTGTATTGTCAGGAATTGCTCTTAATACTGAAACTTTTGATACATCGAAAAACAAAGGAAGTGTAGCTCTCACAGGAGAATCAAACAAAGGGGATGGAATTTTGGTAGAAGGGGGTTCTACCACCCTTTCAAATATAACCCTTAAAGGGAATTCAGTTTCTGGTAACGGGGTTTCTATCCAAAGTGTAATAAAAGGCGACAATTTAAATGTCGCAGGTATTAGTACTAGCGGCGCGGGCATTACTGTTGATAAGGGTGTGACTACCTCAGGTAATTCTAGTTTTTCAGGCCAGTCAGTTTCAGGGAAAGGAGTTAATATCTCGGAGAAAATTATTTCCACTGGAGATATTGGTATTAGCGGTAGATCAACCAGTGGTTTTGGTGTTTCTGTTGGCGGTAGTATTGAGTCTACTGATAACGTGAACATCGTTGGTAGTTCTTTTTCTGGAGATGGATTAAACGTTGAAAAAGGCGGAAAAATTACTTCTTCAAATAATCTTAATTTAGGAGGGGTTTCTAAACTGGGTAATGGGGTCAGTCTGTCAGGAGATGTTAAGTCTGAGAATCTATCTGTTACAGCAGATACTGATTCGGGTGTCGCTTTAGTCGCCACAGGTAATATTCAGTCGGCACAGCAACAGATAAATGTAGTAGCTGGAGCAAAAGGAAAATCTACGGCAATTTCAGGCACAGGCTTTGACACTAGCAGTATTAATATCACTAGGGATGACGGTATTCCGCTCTCATTGAAAAACGATGTTGAAATGGCTATTAATGATTCAATAACTGCAATGTCATCAAACCCGTCAATATCGCTAAACCAATTAAGATGTACATCTAAAGAGGAGTGTGCAAGCATCAAATATAGGAAATAA
- a CDS encoding transposase — protein MPFIEVHGSGQLSLSDAQHFRIRADSLLAAYYTRYYCYCEKAIGIYTHVSDQYSVYLTQ, from the coding sequence ATCCCGTTTATTGAGGTGCACGGATCTGGCCAGCTATCTTTATCCGACGCACAGCACTTTCGGATCCGAGCCGACAGCTTGTTGGCTGCATATTATACCCGGTACTACTGCTACTGCGAGAAAGCGATTGGCATCTATACCCATGTGTCCGATCAATATTCGGTCTACTTAACACAGTGA
- a CDS encoding F4 family fimbrial subunit: MKKKRLFLWLLLGATAVPAETKQFVMPSDIEFSGSVLETAPNWLWQLEPTTRAWATDWFAVENEATRDGEAFVFNYAVKNAKGRAALVLGYMKSDASTGRRGLAPEVSIVDINGASVVLNGNIVKQRISIEALGKTKDERTVKGALSFSVESAFGALYKRKGVTDKFFAEAYNNSIGWAAFSLIRWYLGDYINDEYRFNEAGKMMNETYIRPESSVSIEAIIDGTREPTVICDVIGSFTSHLSEVSTRWIEVPKTWTASMTINVRMK, translated from the coding sequence AGAAGAGATTGTTCTTATGGCTTTTATTAGGTGCAACCGCAGTGCCGGCCGAAACCAAACAATTTGTGATGCCGAGCGACATTGAGTTCTCAGGCTCAGTCCTAGAAACCGCGCCTAACTGGTTATGGCAATTAGAGCCTACTACTCGCGCTTGGGCAACGGACTGGTTCGCAGTTGAGAATGAGGCGACTCGAGATGGTGAGGCGTTTGTGTTTAATTACGCAGTCAAGAATGCGAAGGGTCGCGCGGCTTTAGTTCTAGGTTATATGAAAAGCGACGCCAGTACTGGACGCCGTGGACTCGCACCAGAAGTCAGCATTGTGGATATTAATGGTGCTTCAGTCGTTCTTAATGGCAATATTGTGAAACAGCGCATTAGTATTGAAGCACTTGGTAAAACCAAAGATGAACGTACCGTTAAGGGCGCTCTGAGCTTTTCGGTTGAATCTGCGTTTGGTGCTTTATATAAGCGGAAAGGTGTTACAGATAAATTTTTTGCCGAAGCGTACAACAACAGTATTGGATGGGCTGCATTCAGCCTTATTCGTTGGTACTTAGGCGATTACATCAATGATGAGTATCGCTTTAACGAGGCGGGAAAAATGATGAATGAAACCTACATTCGTCCAGAATCGAGTGTGTCGATTGAAGCCATTATTGATGGCACTCGCGAGCCGACTGTGATTTGTGACGTCATTGGCAGTTTTACTTCCCATTTGTCGGAAGTAAGTACGCGCTGGATTGAAGTGCCTAAAACGTGGACTGCGTCGATGACCATTAATGTCCGCATGAAGTAA